In a genomic window of Ranitomeya imitator isolate aRanImi1 chromosome 5, aRanImi1.pri, whole genome shotgun sequence:
- the LOC138680598 gene encoding uncharacterized protein, which translates to MRPPFISCFRPGRASIIELCQSRGAYHTLYGELNANPEKFYEYTRMSQDSFLDLLARVQGAIRRQDTQLRRAIPPEERLLVTLRFLATGESLSSLHFQYRLGISTLSGIVADTCRALWNVLRDEFIPLPTLDIWLEIAEKFWSVCDYPNCLGADDGKHIRIIKPARTGSEYFNYKKYFSVVLMAIADADCRFIAVDIGAFGCGNDSQTFKNSDMGRCVYGKNFNFPQPQPLPNTQGPPMPFVMVGDEAFQMFENLLKPYSSRDLNHTRRIFNYRLTRARRTVECTFGILVSKWRILASAINLKMETVDEVVKACVVLHNYIMAKERHNVELDEPVAHPLPDYHHHPLWSTAEVGHRRDQFAAFFDSDIGRVSWQDNVV; encoded by the exons ATGAGGCCCCCCTTTATTTCATGTTTTCGGCCGGGGAGGGCTTCCATTATCGAACTATgtcagagccgtggagcctatcacacgctgtatggtgagcttaatgccaacccggagaaattctatgaatatacaaggatgtcgcaagactcgttcctggatttgcttgctcgtgtccaaggagccatacggagacaggacacccagctccgtagagcgataccacccgaagaacgtctgctggttacattaag atttctggcaaccggagagagtttatcatccctccacttccaataccggcttggaatatccaccctgtctggaatagttgcggacacctgccgggctttgtggaatgtactccgggatgagtttatacccctacccaccttggacatctggcttgaaattgcagaaaaattctggagtgtgtgtgattacccaaactgtttgggagcggatgatggaaagcacattcgcattatcaaaccagccagaacaggatcggagtacttcaattacaaaaaatatttttcggttgtgctcatggcaattgccgatgcagactgtcgcttcatcgccgtggacattggagcttttggctgtggcaacgattcacagacttttaagaactccgaTATGGGCcgctgtgtgtatggcaaaaattttaattttccacagccacaaccgctccccaacactcaaggtccaccgatgccatttgttatggttggggatgaggcctttcagatgtttgaaaacctactgaagccatattccagtcgggacttgaaccacactagaaggatctttaactacagactgaccagggcccgaagaacagtagagtgcacctttggcattctagtctcaaaatggcgcatccttgcatcagccattaatctaaaaatggagacagtcgacgaggtggtcaaagcctgtgtggttctgcacaattacataatggctaaggagcgacacaacgttgaactggatgaacctgttgcacacccactgcctgattaccatcatcacccgctgtggtcaactgctgaagttggtcacaggcgggaccaatttgccgccttctttgattctgatattggacgtgtgtcatggcaggacaatgttgtgtaa